Genomic DNA from Methanomassiliicoccales archaeon:
TTTATATAAATTAGTTTTTAAAAAACAATATATAATAAATAAAAAGAATAATAGAATATAAAAAAAATTAAAAATTGGCATGATATTCATTAATTCATGATCAATGAGTTTGTCTTTTTAAAAAATTCATTAAAGAAAATTGGTTTGGAAAAAAAATATACTAAAAAAGTTTTATATTTGATAATTTTAGGCTTAGATATATTATCCTACATTATTTTTATAATAAAAAATATAATTTTAAATATTAAACTAAAAGGTGATATCTATAACATTTTTAGAATAGATAATTATCTTATGTATTTAGATATAAATGCAAGAGGAATTCACCAGGATTTAAAAGTATATAGAAAAAGGGAAATTTATTCTTATAGTTTTTTTAAAAATATAATAAAAGATGATTCAATAATTGTAGATATAGGAGCTAATATTGGTTATTATGCGCTATTAGAATCCATCCATGCAAAAAATGGTAAAATATATGCTATTGAACCTGTGTTAAAGAATTATAATATTTTATTAAAAAATATATATATTAATAAAATTAATAATATAATTCCAATAAATATAGGAATTTCTGACAAAAACGAATTTAAGCAAATTTATGAATATGAGTGTTGTAATTTATCTAGTTTCATTAAATTAAATAATAAAAAGATTGTTTCAGAAAAGTT
This window encodes:
- a CDS encoding FkbM family methyltransferase; amino-acid sequence: MINEFVFLKNSLKKIGLEKKYTKKVLYLIILGLDILSYIIFIIKNIILNIKLKGDIYNIFRIDNYLMYLDINARGIHQDLKVYRKREIYSYSFFKNIIKDDSIIVDIGANIGYYALLESIHAKNGKIYAIEPVLKNYNILLKNIYINKINNIIPINIGISDKNEFKQIYEYECCNLSSFIKLNNKKIVSEKLIETKNLDDFIYLYNICPNIIRMDVEGYEYEIFEGAKKFLKNCKNITIFIELHPKILGINKYLEILNLLKQNGFKILAIFNEPPPLRLPLLNLYLYFYKYSKYNYGKIEGGFDRLFKMADLDYFELFITK